From one Triticum aestivum cultivar Chinese Spring chromosome 4B, IWGSC CS RefSeq v2.1, whole genome shotgun sequence genomic stretch:
- the LOC123089850 gene encoding protein disulfide isomerase-like 1-4 — MDGTANEHPDAKSDGYPTIFFYPAGKKSFEPITFEGERTVVDMYKFIKKHASIPFKLKRQESRTESTQKEGVKSYGTNLKDEL; from the exons ATGGATGGTACTGCAAATGAGCATCCAGATGCAAAG TCTGACGGATACCCAACTATTTTCTTCTATCCAGCTGGGAAGAAAAGCTTTGAGCCT ATCACTTTTGAGGGGGAGCGGACAGTGGTAGATATGTACAAGTTCATCAAGAAACATGCTAGCATCCCTTTCAAGTTGAAGCGCCAGGAGTCAAGAACCGAGAGTACTCAGAAGGAGGGTGTGAAGAGCTATGGTACGAACCTGAAGGACGAACTATAG
- the LOC123090452 gene encoding uncharacterized protein gives MGDDGGTLLSAAVDVDDHGQGQGLPVPDEDDDYDGISSSSSPTGNKHNKQTSCLLPARSLRSTDEASHHSQQADDGVRSLSFSKIFSFRMWAPAGSSLSIDQHQLEHDDDYAAASRSGCKRHHWRRNQGRRRTTRGHRGRGGGVPHLHGSLSEEAVLKLECCCKGELALAHRACAIKWFSINGNGTCNVCSQEVLNLPVTLRRLPDPLLMTLPSFSRRWLWSLEAGGADDGAQEPAATTVDGYLYSDSGYFYGRHTRRYVWIYSAVQFLFIVLFTHLNFKQVSMQAVIAIILSTYAGFSVAVCTNSALLQILRWRARHVVTTTATAADAQGQGSSSRDREPPAPVAVAEPDLEIAQPHAHAPAPA, from the exons ATGGGAGACGATGGCGGCACATTATTATCTGCTGCTGTAGATGTAGATGATCATGGGCAGGGGCAGGGCCTTCCAGTTCCAGATGAAGACGACGACTACGACGgcatctcctcctcgtcctcgcccaccgGGAATAAACATAATAAGCAGACGAGCTGCCTTCTGCCAGCACGCAGCCTGAGATCAACAGATGAAGCAAGTCATCATAGCCAGCAAGCAGACGACGGCGTCCGGTCGctgtccttctccaagatcttcaGCTTCAGAATGTGGGCGCCCGCCGGCTCATCCCTGTCCATTGATCAACATCAACTCGAGCATGATGATGATTATGCTGCTGCCTCCAGATCAGGCTGCAAGCGCCACCACTGGAGGAGaaaccaaggaagaagaagaacaacaagaggACATCGCGGCCGAGGAGGCGGTGTGCCGCATCTGCATGGTAGCCTGTCGGAGGAGGCGGTGCTGAAGCTGGAGTGCTGCTGCAAGGGGGAGCTGGCCCTAGCGCACAGGGCCTGCGCCATCAAGTGGTTTAGCATCAACGGCAACGGCACCTGCAACGTGTGCAGCCAGGAGGTGCTCAACCTTCCAGTCACCCTGCGACGCCTGCCGGACCCGCTGCTGATGACCCTGCCATCGTTCAGTCGGCGGTGGCTCTGGAGTCTGGAGGCTGGTGGTGCTG atgacggagcccaggagccagctgCCACTACCGTCGATGGCTACCTCTACTCCGACAGTGGCTACTTCTAC gggcgtcacaccaGGAGGTACGTGTGGATCTACTCTGCGGTGCAGTTCCTCTTCATTGTGCTCTTCACGCACCTTAACTT CAAGCAGGTGTCGATGCAAGCCGTGATCGCCATCATCCTGTCCACCTACGCGGGCTTCAGCGTCGCCGTCTGCACCAACTCCGCCCTCCTCCAGATTCTCAGATGGAGGGCCAGGCACGTTGTGACCACAACCGCTACAGCTGCCGACGCTCAGGGCCAAGGTTCCAGTTCCAGGGACAGGGAGCCACCAGCACCAGTGGCAGTGGCGGAGCCGGACCTTGAGATCGCTCAGCCTCATGCTCATGCTCCTGCTCCTGCATAG
- the LOC123089851 gene encoding uncharacterized protein isoform X2 — protein sequence MATARCREPARPPASIRRTYMPISCANLLFNVFAHEIKPGTPTSPDRPRLPSLPRSPPPFDCHLAGLRRASPANPCIGDDGAQEPAATTVDGYLYSDSGYFYVHDADGQE from the exons ATGGCCACCGCTCGCTGTCGCGAACCAGCGCGGCCACCGGCCTCCATTCGCCGCACCTACATGCCCATCAGTTGCGCCAACCTCCTCTTCAACGTCTTCGCCCATGAGATCAAGCCCGGGACCCCTACCTCGCCGGATCGACCACGTCTCCCCTCTTTGCCCCGCTCCCCGCCGCCGTTCGACTGCCACCTCGCCGGACTCCGTCGAGCCTCGCCGGCGAACCCCTGCATCGGGG atgacggagcccaggagccagctgCCACTACCGTCGATGGCTACCTCTACTCCGACAGTGGCTACTTCTACGTTCACGATGCTGACGGCCAGGAGTAG
- the LOC123089851 gene encoding uncharacterized protein isoform X1 yields the protein MATARCREPARPPASIRRTYMPISCANLLFNVFAHEIKPGTPTSPDRPRLPSLPRSPPPFDCHLAGLRRASPANPCIGDPETVGNPQYDYGVDDQSFAAELPDDGAQEPAATTVDGYLYSDSGYFYVHDADGQE from the exons ATGGCCACCGCTCGCTGTCGCGAACCAGCGCGGCCACCGGCCTCCATTCGCCGCACCTACATGCCCATCAGTTGCGCCAACCTCCTCTTCAACGTCTTCGCCCATGAGATCAAGCCCGGGACCCCTACCTCGCCGGATCGACCACGTCTCCCCTCTTTGCCCCGCTCCCCGCCGCCGTTCGACTGCCACCTCGCCGGACTCCGTCGAGCCTCGCCGGCGAACCCCTGCATCGGGG ACCCTGAGACTGTCGGCAACccccagtacgactatggtgtcGACGACCAGTCCTttgcagcagagcttccag atgacggagcccaggagccagctgCCACTACCGTCGATGGCTACCTCTACTCCGACAGTGGCTACTTCTACGTTCACGATGCTGACGGCCAGGAGTAG